A window of Theileria parva strain Muguga chromosome 4 map unlocalized ctg_529, whole genome shotgun sequence genomic DNA:
TCCCATTTTCTACAGTAACACTTCTTACACTATCCACttctatagtattattttcagTATTTTCTATGGTATTGGAGATAAGTTGGTAGGGTTTAAAGTTTAGTTTTTGCTCTTGGATCGGTTCAGGCTCTGGATCATATCTTTTCCTCTCATATCTTCTCACATCTTTTCTCACCCAGTCCTATACATTATTCcactatagtatactatattatagtattgtGATCAGCAAATTAGGAGaggaaaatttatttctcctaacccgatcaacttttacattttatttttttttcactatttcaaataattatttaatctAAACTAagaatataattagttagTGGATGATGGAGATACGTTTAGGAATGAAAGTTTGATGTCGTAggatttattatttgtcaTTTCGAATTTGTGctttttcatatttttcatttccAACATTACCTGCCTCAATTccacacttttacacatttttacactatttaccaCATTTTCCACATTTTCCACAGTGTTTACAGTATTTTCCATACTATTTACGGTGGAAAAATGGCGTAGATTATTGTAAATCCAATAGAGCTCCAGTTTATCCCATCTGTCACTTAATATCTTCGTTACCACGTCTGCGGTATAGAGTTGgggaaaatgtgtaacaaGATGTATGAGCAGAAGTTTGATGTTACGGTTTGGTAACAGTTGCAGGCACTTGGTGTGGAGCCATTGGACCACCGAATTGTTCAACAACTTGACAATGTTATTCAGTATGAAAAACACATTACTACTCTTTAACAGCAATTCTATCATTATCTTCAAACGCCACTTTTCCAATTTGGCTATCTCTCCCCTTATAatattagctccctctcgaTCACCCAGTTCCTCTAcagtagctccctctcggggtatattattagctccctctcggggtatattattagctccctctaggggtatattattagctccctctgggTCTCCtatgttaatagtattaatatagttaatagtgttaagTTCGATGAAGGATTTATGGGTGAGTGAGTGGTAGTGGGTAAAAATAGTGTTGAAGATGAGTTTGAAGTTATTATCGTTGATAAGTTTGAAAAGcagttttaaaatgtgaattTGCACAATTTCATCCTCGCAAGagagtaattttagtaatttcAACTGGTCATCCGTCGTGATCACCAACCTCCTGTCCATCAACATGTTTATACACTTCACACTCACATAACACATTATCATTCCTCCATTCAATAGTCTATACAACCCCAAAGggttaattattatcaatcatataaataattagaaaaaataggattttggaaataaatgccaaagttgatcgggctaGGAAATACCGAGGAAATTTTCCTCCATTTCTGCTGCTgtaactacacatttaccaaaaaataattgtaaataataaataaaatacaaaaaggttgcaaattagtaataaGTGGGGATGTGTAAACTATGTAGAAGGTACTTTGAGATGTAGAGCGACGCGATAGAGAGTAAGATGTGGTTAATGTGAATACTCGACAATAACTTCACAAACTCATAAATCATCATCACCGTCACATTGTTCCCCATACTAACACTGTTCACCCCAGTCACACTATTCCCCgagttaaaataattagtGTGTGACTCGAGTGATTGTGTGAATTTGTAGAGAATGTTGTAGATTAAATTGCTTAGTTCGATGTTATGACACAGTAGAGATAACAACTTCATAATGTTAAGTTGTATGAACGGGGCTGCGATTCTGTTGTAGTAAAAAGTTCTATTGAGTTTATTGTCCAAAATTTGCTTCCATATGTTCATCAACACGTTTATCCACAAATCTTCATTCACACTATTACCACCGGTGATGTAAATCCTCAGCAGCGTCAACGTTACATTCATTACACTAGGGTTTATGTCATACATTCCCCTCCTACAAATTCATTATTCTATcaaatttttcataaaataattgttaaatttggtaattttggaaataaagttaaaagttgatcgggctaGCTTTTACCGAGGAAAATATCTATCAATATTGCTGCTGTAACTActtatttatgaaaaaataattaccaattgtaaataaatgacaaaaaggttgcaaaatgataataaatggGGTATAGTATAGAATACTCGATGATGTGTGTGATGTTGGTGTGTAGGAGTGTCGGGTAGAGTTGGTAGATGTGAGTGAGTAGAATGATAGTTTTTTTGCGTACAAGTTCGTTTTCGTGTGTTAAGCAGTTTAGTATCAGCGGTAACACAATCTCCAGCATCTCCTCATTCATCAAATAACTCAAATTACTCAACACCAACAACTTATTCATCACGTTACCACTACTTAAATCCTATACACACTGTTATCCactaattattttgttaactCGTggttataaaattgtaaatttggtGACTAGTTAGTTGGAGAGAAAATAATGATCTAATTTGCTGCGGTTACCTTTTGTATAGTATTGATTAAGAGAATAACCAAGTCATTATTCTGCAACATCAAAGTACAACATAAATATCCTACAAACACACAATTATcacaatttatttatgataattaatttatgatAATTGTGTGAATTGATTAGATGagtaaaattgtgtaagtTATTGCCTAGAGATTTGAATTTGAGGTCTTTATCCTGTGCTAAGTTGACGGCGTGGATGTACGCAAATTTGGTACTAAAGCCCAGCATCTCTATGTGCATACACTTCATCAAATTCTTATATATCTCACTCTACCCACAAATTACTCAATcacaattaaataataaataatataaataatatgaataataaataacattttaaatactttggtgatgtttttattttgaaaggatatttttaactttgaAATTTCGCGATAGATTACCCTCTCCTCGCCCTAAACATTTTCCgattttacatattaaatttaattattgtataggtaaaataattaattagttaactatataaaatgagaaaaaatgtgtttacGTGTTTGGAATTGGTTTCGTTGAGggattttataaatttgtgaaaATCATTCGATATCtccaaatttaacattttttaaaattattttttaatttttaattttaatattggaatttatttcatttcCAAACGACATCGCCCCCTCacacattaataattatttattatgttaatattttattatattattttaaattttttatttaataaatttattatttgtaataaattaataaatgatatTCCAATCTGCGGTGAAGGTACTAATTACTTTAATTACCAAGTTATTAAGTTAATTGGTTACTAAGTTTTGTGGATTATTGTATGATTTGTAGGATATTCTGGATTATTGgagtataaatttaataacgACGATGACTCTTTAATTACCATCGCTTCATATCTTTCCAAAAATACTCTCAACCTCTACACAGGAAATGTTAATACTCATTTACACATCCCCAttattttaccattttgcaacctattggcatttattttacaattgttaattattttttggtaaatgtgtagttacAGCAGCAGAAATTGAGGAAAATTTCCTCGGTATTTCGTAACCCGATCAATTTTtgcattttattttttttaacgAAATTTAacgaataaatttaattaaattatgattaaataacacaataataatgttgTGTGTAGGTGGTATATAAGAGGATAGATTTGAGTTCGTGTGTGTTACCGGTGGAAACTGTCAATAACAAGTGTTTCTCCATACGGTCACACAATAACTTACCCAATACTCTTTGTACAACGTACTAACactactataatatttattactatacattactatactatttgtTATGTAGTAATCTGATGGATCGGAACAGGTGGATCAACGCCATAAACTCAAACATCCTATGCCAACTAACCTCCACAGTACCCctcacacatttttacccttactttagtattttacacattcctacacattcttacccattcttacacacttttacacacactaatagtagtttacacatcttacacatttttacacacttacacactaacgTGTCTTATTTCGACACTATcgtgtcttatttacacatttttacacactttcagtactattttacacaccttacacattcttacacattcttacacatcttacacatcttacacacacttacacattaaattaatttgttagaGATCCCGCTTACCGCTGCTTGGTGGGAATGAATTATTCGAGTCCTCAGATGAACAAGAACACGGAATCAATCTCTTCATGtaattacttatttactcagttatttacttatctacttagttatttggttatttactatattagtAGTATTGGTTTGGAGCAGCAAAAACTGACAGATATTTTCCTCTCTAATTcgtaacccgatcaactttcgcatttatttttttactcttaaattaacaaatatttcaccataaaaataactttatacaattattaaagtgataattgagtaaaatatgtttagCCATGATGGAATGAATGGCCGGCCTGAGATTTACATAAATGGCAAAACCACCAAAGAGTTACAAGAACTTCGTGAAGTTAACTTACACAATCTCATTTGTGTTTAGAAGGAATCTGTCAACCTTACGTCTAATCCCATCCAAGGTAACATCTCACCAgcaaattattaacattttccTCAACAACTTTAATCACATtcacaaattattattaaataaataaataattaaattattgattgTGTAGATTTGAGTAATTTGTTTGTGAATGTGGAAAACGAGGATACGGCGGACTCACCAAACCTAAGTAAGTCAAACTGCAACAATTATCATCAGTTGATAACGATGCTATGAATGAGGCTAGAATTGAATCTGGTCTTAACGCTTCAATACCACATCACGGCTACTATCATTACCAACACATCTAATCACCCCattatttcattatttgcaacctttttggtatttatttttattttacaattattttttacgAAATGTGTTGTTGAAGCAGCAGattagataattattttcctcgGTAAAAGCtagcccgatcaacttttgcaattatttccaaaatcacaaaatttacaaataaatttcaataaaaatgattaactGGGATAAAAAGTTAGGATTGAGAATATTGAGGGGGTAGTGTGAAGGTGTGGTGTGAGAGTTGAAACTGTTTGATGAACCCTCCGATTGGCACAATTTCATAAAAAAACTTGAGTGAGACTTGTCTGTTCCTCAGTGATCTTCCGAAATCGTATAGAAAATACTTTGCAAACACATTTGTACTAGGCTGGTACGCCTCAGACTTGTTTATTATCTTGTCAAATATCACAACTTCACTTCTCTCGTGACGGTTTGTCACGTAGTTCGCCGTCACGTACAGAAATACCACATGAGTACTCCAGTCAAACACACCACGCAAGTCATATCCCATACTCAACTCCAACAACGCCCTGTCAACCtaataacactatttacacactatttatagtattttacacattttacacactatttatagtatcttacacattacGGTGTCTTATTTATAGAATATcgtgtcttatttacagaatggtaataattatattaagtGTTTAGTTGTGTAGATTTGGGAGCAGCAAGAATTGGAAGGGAGaggaaaatttatttatcccagcccgatcaacttttgcattttattttttttacccattttttacaaataattttaattaaaaattagataaCTAAGTTGACAGTGTAAAGATAcgttaattatataattatgaaaattgtataataattacataACTTTGATAGTTGATTTGGGAAAttactttatatttatcGAGTGTGAGTTCGTGAGTTTTGACGTGTTTGACGTCTCCGGTGACGTGTTTGTGCGTACGAAGGTTGACGCCTGTGTAGTAATTCAACGCCAGCGCCATCAACGCTATCATCGCGCCCGTATGTACCACCGCATAACTCCtagataaaaatttcaacattctcaatatattttacaaatttttttctaattaatttatttacttaaattttatattaattgttGTGTGGtgtgaaattttaattttattttatatttttaaccttcCAAACCTATTTACGAGTTTACACTGTTTAATACAATTGTTAgagtaaatagtatgaGTAATGGACTATGAAGTGAGTGAGGAGGACCACAGGAAGATAATTGAGTTTAGTCTTTTGCATCACAAGAAGCTGGGGCTGGAACAGAGGTTAAAACTCCTTAAACATGAGCGAAACTTACTCACAGACGCTCAAGACGAGGCTACAATCTCACTAGAAACTCCTCTTTACCATCTTGGTACGCTTTACGGAGCTTGCTACCCTCACACttcttatttatttacctaattatatacataattatatacacaattttaCTCCGACTCCCCGGAATTAGTAGTTATCACCTCTTACTCAACTTATATAAAGTGTTTGACTCCCCGGAATTAGTAGTTATCATCATTTACTCAACTATTAccatagttaatttttacccaGACTCCCCGGAATTAGTAGTTATGAAAGTTTACCTAACTTTATCTATATTACAGTAAAAATAGGGGGACCCCCCGGAATTAGTAGTTATGAGTATTTACCtaatataattgtatagGAGAGTGTTTTATGAGAGTGGGCGAGGAAGAGTTGGAGTTGGAGTTGCGGGAGCGGAGTGAGCGATTGGACTCTGAGATAGAAAAGTTAACGTTAAGTTTGGAGGAAAATGTGAAGGAGTCTTCACAGCTAAAGTCACAACTGTACAACAAATTTGGCAATCGCATTAATCTTGATTCttaatattactactatactatatactatgcatattatatatagtattaagtatataattatggtagctccctctcggggtatataaagtagctccctctaggggtattaaTTAACTAGCTCCCTTTAGGggtatattaagtataatatagtatatagtagtAGGTGTGGTGTTaggtgtctgggtttaggTAGTAAATAGGGTCtataaatactatagtacagCACTGTTTACAGGgtttaatatactatttacagtgttaaatagtgttaatttgtatttagtgctgtaataattgtataaatagtgtataatatactaatactgttagtactatagtatactatagtatattatggtatataatatatagtatagtattatatgtgtctgggtttaggGTAGTTAATTAAGTGTATATTACACAGCATATAACAACtctattatacatatttaagCTTATAATAACTGTATTAAACAGTATtaagtgttaaatagtaCTGTAATGAGTGTTATCTTAGTGTATAGCAAAGTGTATACTATACCCTGGTATACtcttaatactatacatatacatatatactatatatactatacataatataatatatagtatagtatagtagtagtaggtgtctgggtttaggGCTACTAAATTAAGTGTATATAACATGGTATAATACTGTTTACGGGGTTCTaacatactatttacagtgttttAAGATGGTATTAAAGAGTTTAAAGTGGTTAAAAGTGTTTGTTAAGGTGTTAATTTAGTACCATacatactactatactatactactatacacatacatagtatattatatatagtatatatactatagtatatataatatagtatagtattataggtattatgtgtctgggtttaagggtaatagtattaggagtatagttaagagtatagtaaagtagttaagtatatagtacGTGGTTTAGGTATACAATACTCCAGTTATTAGCCATAGTATTCTAGGGTTATGTATTAGGTTAGACAATACTAATAGTCTATAGTTAAGTAATAGTAAGGGTATATCTGGGCTGTCTACCCATTTTAAAGCTATTAATTTACCATTCTAACACTCAATTTAATCATTCTAACACACAATTTAATCATTCTAACACTCAATTTAGCCCTAATTTAAGCTTAATTAGCAGTTAATTAGCATTTTTTAACGCTGGTTTGGTCATAAATTAGACATTATTTAGCTCTAAACTACTCTTAAAATGGGATTAATTTAGCCTTATTTAGGCTTTTTTAGTCATATTAAGAGGTAATTTTAGAGGTtatttaagttatttaaGAGCTTATTTAAGGCTCATTTCGGGCTTTTTTCGGGCTATCTTACCGCTATTTTAGCCCTAAATTAGTCATATTTTACTCTATTTTgggttaattttacccttattttGGTCATATTTTGGTCATATTTTACTCTATTTTGGCCTTATTTACCACTattttaccccttaattacgccttaatttactaattaaaaCCCTAAATTATACCCCTAACAATACATAATTAACCCCTTAAAAcacttaattattactataaatCACCTAATTAACCCCTAATTAACACCTTAAAACacttaattattacaataaattacaatAAATTGTAGTTATGagattaataattgtatgaAGAGTAGTTGCGTTTATCTTTGGTTTTGAGTTTATGGTTGAGTTCGGCTTTGAATGTGTCGTAGAACCTCAGCGTGGGCACGTGCACTGGCTTCGCTGTGAAGATTTCGCCAGTCTGCAAGTTCCTCATCCTCCGCTCCCCACGCATGCTGTTCTTGAACACGCCGAACCTCGGCAAACTCACCTCCGCGTCGTTTGACAAGTGACGCTTTATCGATGATAAAAACTCATCCACCACCTGACCCACCTCCTTCTGAGTCTTATTCAAACGCTCTCCCACCTCACTCACAATGTCCCtcttactatatacctacacaaattttacacataatttTGCTATCTCGTGATAATAgtaattgaataaatttcattaacTCGTAACAATAGATAACTGAGTAATTGTGTTATCTCGTAACAACAACTGGACGagtgaaaaaataaactcgTAACAACAgtaactaaataaatttgattaactCGTAACAATGGATAACTGagtgaaaaaataaactcgTAACAATGGGTGTGGATACGTTTCGTTTATTTTTGGCGTAGAGTTTGGAGTTTGTTTTATGTGTTGTGTTGTGTGTGATGAATGTGAGTTTGTGTGTTGTTGTGTGTGTAGCGGGGTTGGATTCGAGTAATTTAAGTGCGTTGGTGGCAACGGTGAGTGTTGTCACGAGTAGAAGTGATTTAATTGCTGGGGTAAACATTGCAGAAATTGAAACCCTCAAAACATCATCAAATTTcgtataattttaacaatagAATCTGaaatttacacttttatcTTCTAACTTACTCATACACATTTCTGTGGGGACTCAGATTCCATCCATCACACTCGTCTTCACAACAACACTACTTCACACTCCATTCTCTCCATTCCACCATTCACacacttaattttattattattattattttatcattattttgttCATTTGGATTGGTAAtgatttacacattttttaccaaatagAACTGATCCTACAGTAATCATATATTACCCCCATTATTTCAActtttgcaacctttttggtatttatttattttttacaattattttttggtaaatgtgttgttACAGCAGCAGAAATGACTAGGGaggaaaatttatttatcccagcccgatcaacttttgcatttatttccaaatttctattttttacaaatatttttcaataaaaatgatgaattattattattaataataaaatacaccGGTgtgaaaaaaatattactcGAGGAGGAACGAGATTGCCGAGCTAAAAATCTGCAAGTTCTCAGTCcaaacatttaaattattattattatttgtgaTTGAGGCGATGTAGAGATGTATGAGAGTGGCGTGTGTGATGATGTGTTTGAGGCTACCTACGACAATGGCGAGGATTAAGTAGGAAACGCTTTCCTCTGAGGATTTACTCTTATTCAACTCCACAGCTTCACATAAACTTCTCAACTTACTCCACACCTCCACACTCTTCTCCATctacaattattatttactattgtataattaagttgGTATGAGTAGTGAGGAAAATCTCTATCTACATTGCTGCAGTAACTActtatttatgaaaaaataattacaaaagtaaaataaaaatcaaaaaggttgcaaaatagtaaatagtggGGATATTAGATAACTGGGTAGTAGGTAGATGAGGGTATGATTAGGGAACtgtagtaaataactaaacaCTGTAGAGTACAAGCTCCGTAACGCACCTGATGTAACTTCTCAACGATGGGAATGATGTTGATGTCGTTCATGTCCCTGCGACTATTAAATATCAACAACGACAAGTTCAAATTCAACTCCATCCTCAACTTCATTATTCTACTCTACACATTCcaatttactataccaatttactatactaatttactataccaatttactatactaatttactatacttaactgtgtaataattgtgtgaaTACCTGAATGACATCTTCGAGTGGGAGATAAGAGTTGGAGAGAGCgttgaataaattattaaagaGATGAGAGAAGGAATGGTTTAGTAATATTTCATATATTCGACTGTCGTACACACGCAAGTACTCCCTCCTCTCATTCAACAACAGCATCtaaattgataattattttaattttatcatttttattgaaaaataattgtaaatttcacggttttggaaataaagttaaaagttgatcgggctacgagaaataaattttcctCTCCCCGAATTATTGCTGCTTCAACAACacatttggtaaaaaataattgtaaattgtaaaataaatgtcaaaaaggttgcaaaaaCTGAATAGAATGGGGTGGATTACCGATTTTTCGATAATGTTTGTGATGGTATT
This region includes:
- a CDS encoding Adaptin N terminal region family protein; this encodes MLNLEISNDFHKFIKSLNETNSKHGEERVIYREISKLKISFQNKNITKSEIYKNLMKCMHIEMLGFSTKFAYIHAVNLAQDKDLKFKSLGYLCCTLMLQNNDLVILLINTIQKDLSSGNVMNKLLVLSNLSYLMNEEMLEIVLPLILNCLTHENELVRKKTIILLTHIYQLYPTLLHTNITHIIERGMYDINPSVMNVTLTLLRIYITGGNSVNEDLWINVLMNIWKQILDNKLNRTFYYNRIAAPFIQLNIMKLLSLLCHNIELSNLIYNILYKFTQSLESHTNYFNSGNSVTGVNSVSMGNNVTVMMIYEFVKLLSSIHINHILLSIASLYISKLLNGGMIMCYVSVKCINMLMDRRLVITTDDQLKLLKLLSCEDEIVQIHILKLLFKLINDNNFKLIFNTIFTHYHSLTHKSFIELNTINYINTINIGDPEGANNIPLEGANNIPREGANNIPREGATVEELGDREGANIIRGEIAKLEKWRLKIMIELLLKSSNVFFILNNIVKLLNNSVVQWLHTKCLQLLPNRNIKLLLIHLVTHFPQLYTADVVTKILSDRWDKLELYWIYNNLRHFSTVNSMENTVNTVENVENVVNSVKMCKSVELRQVMLEMKNMKKHKFEMTNNKSYDIKLSFLNDWVRKDVRRYERKRYDPEPEPIQEQKLNFKPYQLISNTIENTENNTIEVDSVRSVTVENGNTMEKMEREERLIIDIKNKSWGPKGYINTVNSVNTVNTVNSGNTVTTVTTVNPVDSVNTVNSVGSNSKREEELAKKIFENINPTL
- the Spase22-23 gene encoding Signal peptidase subunit family protein, coding for MIALMALALNYYTGVNLRTHKHVTGDVKHVKTHELTLDKYKVDRALLELSMGYDLRGVFDWSTHVVFLYVTANYVTNRHERSEVVIFDKIINKSEAYQPSTNVFAKYFLYDFGRSLRNRQVSLKFFYEIVPIGGFIKQFQLSHHTFTLPPQYSQS
- a CDS encoding Prefoldin subunit family protein, translated to MDYEVSEEDHRKIIEFSLLHHKKLGLEQRLKLLKHERNLLTDAQDEATISLETPLYHLGECFMRVGEEELELELRERSERLDSEIEKLTLSLEENVKESSQLKSQLYNKFGNRINLDS
- a CDS encoding Bacterial DNA-binding family protein is translated as MFTPAIKSLLLVTTLTVATNALKLLESNPATHTTTHKLTFITHNTTHKTNSKLYAKNKRNVYSKRDIVSEVGERLNKTQKEVGQVVDEFLSSIKRHLSNDAEVSLPRFGVFKNSMRGERRMRNLQTGEIFTAKPVHVPTLRFYDTFKAELNHKLKTKDKRNYSSYNY